From the genome of Pseudomonas yamanorum, one region includes:
- a CDS encoding phage baseplate assembly protein V, which translates to MSLLTRLLARGTVVLAHSATKLQSLQMRLTAGEVNDDMEHFEPYGFTSNPLAGAEGIATFLGGDRSHAIVLVVADRRYRLQSLAPGEVAIYTDEGDKVHFKRGRVIDIETGTLNIRASQAVNIHTPTLTQSGKIISQGDQIAGGISQIRHVHVGVQPGSGQTGAPAGGQ; encoded by the coding sequence ATGAGCCTACTGACTCGCCTGCTGGCGCGCGGCACTGTCGTGCTCGCCCACTCGGCCACCAAGCTGCAATCGCTGCAAATGCGCCTGACCGCAGGCGAAGTGAACGACGACATGGAGCACTTCGAACCCTACGGTTTTACCAGCAACCCGCTGGCCGGTGCTGAAGGCATCGCCACGTTCCTGGGCGGGGACCGCTCTCATGCCATCGTGCTGGTGGTGGCTGACCGTCGCTATCGGTTGCAGTCCCTGGCGCCGGGCGAAGTAGCGATCTACACCGACGAAGGCGACAAGGTTCACTTCAAGCGCGGGCGGGTGATCGACATTGAAACCGGCACCCTGAATATCCGCGCCAGCCAGGCGGTGAACATTCATACGCCGACCCTGACCCAGAGCGGCAAGATCATCTCCCAGGGCGATCAGATTGCCGGCGGCATCAGCCAGATCCGGCACGTGCATGTGGGCGTACAGCCCGGCAGCGGCCAGACCGGCGCGCCGGCGGGAGGCCAGTGA
- a CDS encoding phage tail sheath subtilisin-like domain-containing protein: protein MAIGFSHIPADIRVPLFYAEMDNSAANSASSALRRLIVAQVNDNVTSPEIGSLVLVSSVAMAKRIGGQGSMLASMYETFRKSDPVGEIWCLPLHSTEGSAAKADLKLTGAATQGGILSLYVGGTRVQATVINGATAAVAATALALKINASADLPVSAVAVDGTVTLTAKWTGDSGNDISLQLNRLGQSNGEQLPDGLTAVLGKMAAGAGVPDQLAALAALGDEPFEFICMPWADTSSLNAWQAVMDDNSGRWSWAKQLFGHVYTAKRGTIGTLVAAGQGRNDQHVTIQAMEPGVPQPFWVQAAALAARTAVFISADASRPTQSGSLPGLDPADASERFTLTERQSLLNYGIATAYYEGGYVRIQRAITTYQKNAFGQADNSYLDSETLHQSAFIVRRLQSVITSKYGRHKLAADGTRFGAGQPIVTPSTIRGELIAQYAKLELEGHVENAELFAEHLIVERDSQDPSRINVLFPPDYVNGLRVFALLNQFRLQYDAAV from the coding sequence ATGGCGATTGGATTCAGTCATATTCCGGCGGACATTCGTGTGCCGCTGTTCTACGCCGAGATGGACAATTCGGCGGCCAATAGTGCGTCGTCGGCCTTGCGCCGGCTGATCGTGGCCCAGGTCAACGACAACGTCACCAGCCCGGAAATCGGCAGTCTGGTGCTGGTATCTAGCGTGGCCATGGCCAAGCGTATCGGTGGCCAGGGTTCGATGCTGGCGTCGATGTACGAGACGTTCCGCAAGAGTGACCCGGTGGGCGAGATCTGGTGCCTGCCGCTGCACAGTACTGAAGGCAGCGCGGCCAAGGCCGATCTCAAACTGACCGGCGCCGCGACCCAAGGTGGCATCCTCAGCCTGTACGTCGGTGGCACCCGTGTTCAAGCCACCGTGATCAATGGCGCGACTGCTGCCGTTGCCGCCACCGCCCTGGCGTTGAAAATCAACGCCAGTGCCGACCTGCCGGTCAGTGCGGTAGCCGTCGATGGCACCGTCACCCTGACCGCCAAATGGACCGGTGACAGTGGCAACGACATCAGCCTGCAACTCAACCGCCTGGGTCAGAGCAACGGTGAACAACTCCCTGACGGCCTGACCGCTGTCCTCGGCAAAATGGCCGCGGGCGCCGGTGTACCGGACCAACTCGCGGCGCTGGCTGCGCTGGGCGATGAGCCGTTTGAATTCATCTGCATGCCGTGGGCCGACACCTCCAGCCTTAACGCCTGGCAAGCGGTGATGGATGACAACAGCGGACGCTGGTCCTGGGCCAAGCAACTGTTCGGTCACGTGTACACCGCCAAGCGCGGCACCATCGGCACCCTGGTGGCGGCCGGGCAAGGGCGTAACGACCAGCACGTGACCATCCAGGCCATGGAGCCGGGCGTGCCGCAACCGTTCTGGGTCCAGGCAGCCGCCTTGGCCGCACGCACGGCGGTATTTATCTCCGCCGATGCCAGCCGTCCGACCCAAAGCGGCAGCCTGCCAGGCCTCGACCCGGCGGACGCCAGCGAGCGCTTCACCCTGACCGAGCGCCAATCGCTGCTCAACTACGGCATCGCCACCGCCTACTACGAAGGCGGTTACGTGCGCATCCAGCGGGCGATCACCACCTACCAGAAGAACGCTTTCGGCCAGGCGGACAACTCCTACCTGGACAGCGAAACCCTGCACCAGTCGGCCTTTATCGTGCGCCGTCTGCAAAGCGTGATCACCAGCAAGTACGGGCGCCACAAACTCGCCGCAGACGGCACGCGTTTTGGCGCCGGCCAGCCGATCGTCACCCCGAGCACTATCCGCGGTGAGCTGATCGCCCAGTACGCCAAGCTGGAATTGGAAGGTCATGTGGAGAACGCCGAGCTGTTCGCCGAGCACCTGATCGTCGAGCGCGACAGCCAGGACCCGAGCCGGATCAACGTGCTGTTCCCGCCGGATTACGTCAACGGGCTGCGGGTGTTTGCGCTGCTCAACCAGTTCCGTTTGCAGTACGACGCGGCGGTGTAA
- a CDS encoding phage tail tape measure protein, with product MAEAQKVESTAVRLTGIDQLSPKLAALQATVGRFRQNLEQTGLGKLDIAGLVKGGGLAAPFVSGIKSALAFKAEVGEVNTAVGQGVTETAAQGLKDFNASLDKVSVAFGTALLPAVTAVVVGLEPLLTSVAQVLTENPQLVQGLAAGAVAFTAIQTAVTGVSQALGLMQLVLSANPIVLVAVGIAVAAGLIVANWKPISAFFVGLGERVMSAIGTMGEFFQTVFAFRPLEQVMRLWGPITGFFAGLWTSLKVMAQPLVGFFTTLFSWSPIGLIVNNWTPLSGFFAALWDLLKALSVPVVEFMKSLFSWSPEGQIIANWGVISEMFAAIWSDFKLTALAAFTIVSSYFDWSPLDKISAVWGSVSGAFASIWSDLKLQAQDAFVVLSGLFDDWHPMEQLEVMWAPVLSWFTALSEKLAVITAPIRKLFNGGLGEVINQATGSVVELTTEQQERNAESARNPSWFRKGPGLVSPLASSSSSLLQQTAANNRTQLNGDLRVSFDNAPAGLRVDQPRTNQPGLSVTPRVGYRSLSLGGSNELA from the coding sequence ATGGCAGAAGCTCAGAAAGTAGAAAGTACCGCCGTGCGCCTGACCGGGATCGACCAGCTGTCGCCCAAGCTCGCTGCGCTGCAGGCCACGGTCGGGCGCTTCAGGCAGAACCTGGAACAGACCGGTCTCGGCAAGCTGGATATCGCCGGTTTGGTGAAGGGCGGCGGGCTGGCGGCACCGTTTGTCAGCGGCATCAAATCGGCGTTGGCGTTCAAGGCTGAGGTCGGCGAAGTGAATACCGCCGTGGGGCAGGGCGTTACCGAAACGGCGGCGCAGGGCCTGAAGGATTTCAACGCCTCGCTGGACAAGGTATCAGTGGCTTTCGGTACCGCGCTGTTGCCAGCCGTCACGGCGGTGGTGGTCGGGCTGGAGCCGTTGCTGACCTCGGTGGCCCAAGTGCTTACCGAGAATCCGCAACTGGTGCAGGGCCTCGCAGCGGGTGCGGTGGCGTTTACCGCCATTCAAACGGCTGTCACCGGCGTGTCCCAGGCGCTGGGGCTGATGCAACTGGTGCTCAGCGCCAACCCGATAGTGTTGGTGGCTGTGGGCATTGCCGTGGCGGCGGGATTGATCGTTGCCAACTGGAAGCCGATTTCGGCGTTTTTTGTCGGGCTCGGCGAACGGGTGATGTCGGCGATTGGAACGATGGGCGAGTTTTTTCAGACGGTCTTTGCGTTTCGTCCGCTGGAACAGGTGATGCGCTTGTGGGGGCCGATCACAGGCTTTTTTGCAGGGTTGTGGACGTCGCTGAAGGTGATGGCGCAGCCCCTGGTCGGCTTTTTCACCACACTGTTTTCCTGGTCGCCAATAGGTTTGATCGTCAACAACTGGACGCCGTTGAGCGGCTTTTTTGCGGCCCTCTGGGACTTGCTCAAAGCACTGAGCGTGCCAGTAGTCGAGTTCATGAAAAGCCTGTTCAGTTGGTCACCCGAAGGGCAAATCATTGCCAACTGGGGTGTGATCAGTGAGATGTTTGCGGCGATCTGGAGTGACTTCAAACTCACCGCGCTCGCGGCTTTTACCATCGTCAGCAGTTACTTCGATTGGTCGCCTCTGGACAAGATCTCTGCCGTCTGGGGTAGCGTCAGCGGCGCATTTGCCTCGATCTGGAGCGATCTCAAGTTGCAGGCCCAGGACGCCTTTGTGGTGCTGAGTGGTCTGTTCGACGATTGGCATCCGATGGAGCAACTTGAAGTCATGTGGGCCCCGGTGCTGAGTTGGTTCACCGCGCTGTCGGAGAAGCTTGCGGTGATCACCGCGCCGATTCGCAAGTTGTTCAACGGTGGGCTGGGTGAAGTGATCAACCAGGCGACCGGCAGTGTGGTGGAGTTGACCACCGAGCAACAGGAACGCAATGCCGAAAGCGCGCGTAATCCATCCTGGTTCCGCAAGGGGCCTGGCTTGGTATCACCCCTGGCGTCCAGCTCCAGTTCGCTGCTGCAACAAACCGCTGCCAACAACCGCACGCAGCTCAATGGCGACTTGCGGGTGAGCTTCGACAATGCACCAGCCGGCCTGCGGGTCGACCAGCCCAGAACCAACCAGCCCGGCCTGAGCGTCACCCCACGTGTCGGCTACCGTTCCCTGTCCCTTGGAGGCTCCAATGAGCTGGCGTGA
- a CDS encoding phage tail protein, whose protein sequence is MRQQMVLGDFIFGLSRGFAYSGLNRLTDGGWANLEIIASKPQSRQKGQNLEKLTFTGKAAYAVGMQRLDELRALQNGRAPLPLVDGIGRNWGLWRITSVTEEQSCVIDDGTALVIGWTLVLEEFVNA, encoded by the coding sequence ATGCGACAGCAAATGGTACTGGGGGATTTTATTTTCGGGTTGTCGCGCGGGTTTGCCTATTCCGGTCTCAACCGCCTCACGGACGGTGGCTGGGCGAATCTGGAGATTATTGCCAGCAAGCCGCAGTCGCGGCAGAAAGGGCAAAACCTGGAAAAGCTCACGTTCACAGGTAAAGCCGCGTACGCCGTGGGCATGCAACGCCTGGACGAGCTGCGCGCCCTGCAGAATGGTCGGGCGCCGCTGCCATTGGTGGACGGTATCGGTCGTAACTGGGGACTGTGGCGCATCACCTCGGTCACGGAAGAACAGTCCTGTGTAATCGATGACGGCACCGCTCTGGTGATCGGCTGGACACTGGTGCTGGAGGAGTTCGTCAATGCGTAG
- a CDS encoding contractile injection system protein, VgrG/Pvc8 family — translation MAMGFTPIVEFYGANAALLNERIMQWSHTDTTGIESDQLELTLNIEGLEGLPSLSGKIGFRAGYLETGLVEKGEFVVTHLTPFLFPMRLVVGATAAPFSVQDQTGYRQRRSASYGPTTLGALFRQLVTRHGFSPRVAPSLEGIFIPHIDQSNESDMAFITRLAGKYGGVSKPFNELYVLADSGQVKTLSGQMLPEVKLSVTLNNRPGDQAFISAKFEEKARAKYAGCQTSWWDAAAGKLRVVQVGVAPFTVLRQRYQSENEARVVAERELGRASLKGRTLTIDCPGNPLLAAEGLLLLDETWPTYMQGRWSIKTVTHTGVPKTGYRSSIVASGLTV, via the coding sequence ATGGCAATGGGATTTACCCCGATCGTCGAGTTCTACGGCGCCAACGCGGCCCTGCTCAACGAGCGAATCATGCAGTGGAGCCATACGGATACCACCGGTATTGAATCTGACCAGTTGGAACTCACCCTCAACATCGAAGGCCTGGAAGGCTTGCCGAGCCTGAGCGGGAAGATCGGTTTTCGGGCGGGCTACCTGGAGACGGGGCTGGTGGAAAAGGGCGAGTTTGTGGTTACCCATCTAACGCCGTTCCTGTTTCCCATGCGCCTGGTGGTGGGAGCCACCGCAGCTCCGTTCAGTGTGCAGGATCAAACCGGCTATCGGCAGCGTCGTTCCGCCAGTTACGGGCCGACGACCCTGGGGGCGCTGTTCCGCCAACTGGTGACCCGCCACGGCTTTTCACCCCGTGTTGCGCCGAGTCTGGAGGGTATTTTCATTCCCCATATCGATCAGTCCAATGAAAGCGACATGGCCTTTATCACCCGTCTTGCCGGGAAGTACGGTGGGGTCAGCAAGCCCTTCAACGAGCTGTATGTACTGGCTGACAGCGGGCAGGTCAAAACGCTTTCTGGGCAGATGCTGCCGGAGGTAAAACTCTCCGTGACCCTGAACAACCGCCCCGGCGACCAGGCATTTATCAGCGCCAAGTTTGAGGAGAAAGCCCGCGCTAAATACGCCGGCTGCCAAACCAGTTGGTGGGATGCGGCGGCAGGCAAGCTGCGAGTAGTCCAGGTCGGAGTTGCCCCGTTCACGGTCCTGCGCCAGCGCTATCAGAGCGAAAATGAAGCCCGGGTGGTGGCGGAGCGCGAGTTGGGCCGGGCCAGCCTTAAAGGACGAACGCTGACCATTGATTGCCCAGGTAACCCATTGCTGGCGGCCGAAGGTCTTTTGCTGCTGGACGAGACTTGGCCGACGTACATGCAAGGACGGTGGTCGATCAAAACGGTGACGCATACCGGGGTGCCGAAGACGGGCTATCGCAGTTCGATTGTCGCCAGTGGTTTGACGGTCTAG
- a CDS encoding phage tail terminator protein, whose protein sequence is MKITPLLTHLRDHCPGFNQQVHAGLDLDALQTLPGAPTAVVTPITDAATANSSQNTTRQTIREHFGVVLVLDLVDGQQALAMDQLHALRAEVWRALVGFKPERFYEPIQYEGGDWLLLTKTRGLYRLRFFAEFQLGRNLSTQPAETWLELELDALPSFNGVTVRVDAIDPADPNLQRPGPDGRLEMTFSAEVKP, encoded by the coding sequence ATGAAGATCACCCCGTTACTGACTCACCTGCGTGATCACTGCCCCGGTTTCAACCAACAGGTGCACGCTGGCCTCGATCTCGATGCCCTGCAAACCCTGCCCGGTGCACCCACTGCGGTCGTTACGCCGATCACTGACGCAGCCACCGCGAACAGTTCGCAAAACACCACCCGGCAAACTATCCGCGAGCATTTTGGCGTGGTGCTGGTACTCGACCTGGTGGACGGCCAACAAGCCCTGGCCATGGACCAACTCCACGCTCTGCGCGCCGAAGTCTGGCGCGCCCTGGTGGGATTCAAGCCCGAGCGCTTCTACGAGCCCATCCAATACGAAGGCGGCGACTGGCTGCTGTTGACGAAGACCCGCGGGCTCTACCGGCTGCGCTTTTTCGCCGAGTTCCAACTGGGACGCAACCTCAGCACACAGCCAGCCGAAACCTGGCTCGAGCTTGAGCTGGACGCTCTGCCGTCCTTCAACGGGGTGACGGTGCGGGTCGATGCCATCGACCCGGCCGACCCCAATCTGCAACGCCCAGGCCCCGACGGGCGCCTGGAAATGACGTTTTCTGCCGAGGTAAAACCATGA
- a CDS encoding tail tape measure protein, whose protein sequence is MQINYALAFAGQTYDRGLSRDLSPAAEDLTGPASLDAVPAALTDLSLALASASLEINGLTLEQVRLRETLETLNSTLFINGHSLETKTVDVAAGAPKGEQKDPATASDSWVDKGLKAGADIGKDLGSSLLDTVKTRVIGNLVDVTFGRIPGVGKLFKDGGLDKDKDKGGDKQCCPGTTGPLETAAAQLPESVGETIRKKDKARTPGNLKKRRVKLPKPGQTVPRESKATVDGKAADLKPLHLPASANAAPQLNAMGQPLVPFSAKQAAQASTNLPGNYAAPSANRRVARGAGKGLAASLSGVFARLESVGTRRLGPLKYVDTAMDMVQGVRNGDAKAVASGLSTAGGAWAGASAGAAIGTLIFPGVGTAVGGAIGGLLGSEAGTWLGDKLFGPSDRLPSPNTVSKELSSASTDNLQITIAPSIQISGVSLADAQPIIDGVIQALQYQTLPILTDALSVRRNASLTDLRGYA, encoded by the coding sequence ATGCAGATTAACTATGCGCTGGCATTTGCCGGGCAAACGTATGACCGAGGGCTTTCGAGGGACTTGTCACCGGCGGCCGAGGATTTGACCGGGCCTGCCTCCCTGGATGCGGTGCCTGCCGCACTGACGGATCTTAGCCTGGCGCTGGCCAGTGCCAGCCTCGAAATCAACGGCCTGACCCTGGAGCAGGTGCGGCTGCGCGAGACCCTCGAAACGCTCAACAGCACGTTGTTCATTAACGGCCACTCGCTGGAGACCAAGACGGTCGATGTCGCCGCTGGCGCACCGAAGGGCGAGCAAAAGGACCCAGCAACGGCCTCCGATTCCTGGGTGGACAAGGGCCTCAAGGCCGGGGCCGATATCGGGAAGGATTTGGGTTCGAGCCTGTTGGATACGGTCAAGACCCGAGTGATCGGCAATCTGGTCGATGTGACGTTCGGCAGGATTCCCGGAGTAGGGAAACTGTTCAAGGACGGGGGGCTTGATAAAGACAAGGACAAGGGTGGCGACAAGCAATGTTGCCCTGGCACCACCGGCCCACTTGAAACGGCGGCCGCACAGTTACCCGAAAGCGTTGGAGAGACGATCCGCAAGAAAGACAAAGCGCGCACCCCCGGGAATTTGAAGAAGCGGCGCGTCAAGCTTCCCAAGCCTGGCCAAACGGTTCCGCGTGAATCGAAGGCAACCGTCGATGGCAAAGCCGCGGATCTCAAACCTCTTCATCTTCCCGCCTCGGCAAATGCCGCGCCCCAGCTCAATGCGATGGGCCAGCCGCTTGTTCCGTTCTCTGCCAAACAGGCCGCCCAGGCGTCGACCAACCTCCCTGGTAATTACGCAGCGCCGTCGGCAAACCGCCGTGTGGCGCGCGGTGCAGGCAAAGGCCTGGCCGCGAGTTTATCGGGAGTGTTTGCCAGACTGGAATCGGTAGGCACCCGCCGCCTCGGCCCGTTGAAGTACGTCGACACCGCCATGGATATGGTGCAGGGCGTGCGCAATGGCGACGCAAAAGCGGTCGCCTCCGGCCTCAGCACCGCGGGCGGCGCCTGGGCGGGAGCCTCCGCCGGCGCCGCTATCGGCACCCTGATTTTTCCCGGTGTCGGCACTGCTGTCGGCGGCGCCATCGGTGGTTTGTTGGGCAGCGAGGCGGGCACCTGGCTCGGTGACAAGTTGTTCGGCCCAAGTGATCGTCTGCCATCACCCAACACGGTAAGCAAGGAACTCAGTAGCGCCAGCACCGACAACCTGCAGATCACCATCGCGCCAAGCATTCAGATCAGCGGTGTAAGTCTTGCCGATGCCCAACCCATCATCGATGGCGTGATTCAGGCGCTGCAATACCAAACCTTACCGATACTGACCGACGCCTTGAGCGTGCGGCGTAACGCATCGCTGACTGATTTAAGGGGATATGCCTGA
- a CDS encoding phage tail assembly protein, with translation MTDTVKLQVAIEAHGEPLTELTLRRPTVQEVRAIKALPYKIDKGEDVSLDLDVAAKYIAVCAGIPPSSVNQLDLVDFNALSWAVAGFFMSAAQAPSPS, from the coding sequence ATGACCGACACGGTGAAGCTGCAAGTGGCCATCGAGGCCCACGGCGAGCCACTGACCGAACTCACCCTGCGCCGCCCGACGGTGCAGGAGGTACGGGCGATCAAGGCGCTGCCGTACAAGATCGACAAGGGTGAAGACGTGAGTCTGGACCTCGACGTCGCCGCCAAGTACATCGCGGTGTGCGCGGGTATTCCGCCGTCGTCGGTCAACCAACTCGACCTGGTGGACTTCAACGCGCTGAGCTGGGCCGTCGCCGGTTTTTTCATGAGTGCGGCGCAGGCTCCGTCGCCGAGCTGA
- a CDS encoding phage baseplate assembly protein, whose protein sequence is MNELDNAVTLTVDGLDYGGWKSVEISADLERQFRTFTLNITWQWPGQTLTAPIKPGARCQVRIGCDLVLTGFVFKAPVTYDGQQISLSIQGGSVTQDLVDCAAINQPGQWRGQSVLSIVRALTATYGVEVHSEIAETTRLHTHSIVPGETVFQSIDRLLTLYRVFSTDDADGRLVLALPGSAGRANDSLELGKNILSANAPMDFGSVFSEYRVIGQHKGDDQKSAAAVSEVSGISRDEKAARKRVTVISEPTQLTPELAQQRADWERATRTGKALTTTYTVQGWRQSNGDLWHHNLLVRVIDPVLGFDQDMLISKVTWSLSDQGSITTLQVAPPSTFDANPLPSA, encoded by the coding sequence ATGAACGAGTTGGACAATGCCGTCACCCTGACCGTAGATGGCTTGGATTATGGCGGCTGGAAAAGCGTGGAAATCAGCGCCGACCTGGAGCGTCAATTTCGCACCTTCACCCTCAACATCACCTGGCAATGGCCCGGGCAAACCCTGACAGCGCCGATCAAGCCCGGCGCCCGTTGCCAGGTGCGCATTGGTTGCGATCTGGTGCTCACCGGCTTTGTGTTCAAGGCGCCCGTCACTTACGACGGCCAGCAGATCAGCCTGAGTATTCAGGGCGGTTCAGTGACGCAGGACCTGGTGGACTGCGCAGCGATAAACCAGCCCGGCCAGTGGCGCGGGCAAAGTGTGCTGAGCATCGTCCGTGCGCTGACGGCCACCTATGGCGTCGAGGTGCACAGCGAGATTGCCGAGACCACACGTTTGCATACCCACAGCATCGTGCCCGGGGAGACGGTATTCCAATCCATCGACCGCTTGCTGACGCTGTATCGGGTGTTCTCCACCGACGATGCGGACGGACGCCTGGTGCTGGCATTGCCCGGTAGTGCAGGGCGTGCGAATGACAGCCTGGAGCTGGGCAAGAACATCCTTTCTGCCAATGCACCGATGGACTTTGGCTCGGTGTTTTCCGAGTACCGCGTCATCGGCCAGCACAAGGGCGATGATCAGAAAAGTGCAGCGGCGGTCAGTGAGGTTTCAGGGATTTCCCGGGATGAAAAAGCCGCGCGAAAACGCGTCACGGTGATCAGCGAACCGACGCAGTTGACGCCCGAACTGGCCCAGCAACGTGCCGACTGGGAACGCGCTACCCGTACCGGAAAAGCCCTGACGACTACTTACACCGTGCAAGGCTGGCGGCAGTCCAACGGCGACTTGTGGCACCACAACCTGTTGGTGCGGGTGATCGATCCGGTGCTGGGATTTGACCAGGACATGCTGATCTCCAAGGTCACCTGGTCGCTCTCTGACCAAGGTTCGATCACCACCCTGCAGGTGGCGCCTCCGTCCACCTTTGATGCCAATCCGTTGCCATCCGCTTAA
- a CDS encoding DUF2635 domain-containing protein produces the protein MSKRITVLPVAGRAVPDPEAGDLLPAEGREVPDNAWWRRRLADGDITTKAVKAAKPQGAK, from the coding sequence ATGAGCAAACGCATCACCGTACTGCCGGTTGCCGGCCGTGCCGTACCTGACCCGGAGGCGGGCGATCTGTTGCCCGCCGAAGGCCGCGAAGTCCCGGACAACGCCTGGTGGCGTCGACGTCTGGCCGATGGCGACATCACAACCAAAGCCGTCAAGGCGGCAAAACCACAGGGAGCCAAATAA
- a CDS encoding tail protein X: MRRVRSIAGDSVNLLLYRELGRCDDMAEENLWRLNPDLAEQGPVLPAGVWVIVPEVESRPVAVRPVSAWD, from the coding sequence ATGCGTAGAGTGCGAAGTATTGCCGGTGACTCGGTCAACCTGCTGCTCTACCGCGAGCTTGGCCGCTGCGATGACATGGCTGAAGAAAACCTCTGGCGCTTGAATCCCGACCTTGCCGAGCAGGGCCCGGTCTTGCCGGCGGGTGTTTGGGTAATCGTGCCCGAAGTGGAGTCGCGCCCGGTTGCGGTGCGCCCGGTGTCGGCCTGGGATTAA
- a CDS encoding phage tail tube protein, with protein sequence MGQLIAGTCYVKVDGAQLTINGGCEAPLMAVKRETVVPGFYKETDITPSFKVTALHTPDFPLKQLIAGTDMTVTCEFNNGKVYVLAGAYLVEEPVAKGDDAVIELKFEGIKGTWQ encoded by the coding sequence ATGGGTCAACTGATTGCGGGCACCTGCTACGTCAAAGTGGACGGCGCTCAACTGACCATCAACGGCGGCTGCGAAGCACCGTTGATGGCCGTCAAGCGGGAAACCGTGGTGCCGGGTTTCTACAAGGAAACCGACATCACCCCGTCCTTCAAAGTCACCGCGCTGCACACGCCGGACTTTCCATTGAAGCAACTGATCGCCGGCACGGACATGACCGTCACCTGCGAATTCAACAACGGCAAGGTCTATGTGCTGGCCGGTGCCTACCTGGTGGAAGAGCCGGTGGCCAAGGGCGACGACGCCGTGATCGAGCTGAAATTCGAAGGCATCAAGGGGACCTGGCAATGA
- a CDS encoding DNA circularization protein → MSWRDRLLPASFRGVGFWVDQAKVPVGKKGQLHEYPQRDLPFFEGLGQQSRVHELTAFVVGEDCLEQRDKLLKALEEGAGELVHPWLGRLQVKVGECEMTQTRQDGGLVTFALKFYPDEPLKFPTTAVNTRQLLLVSADSLLGSAVLRFEQAVALVKQARVGIQALRNGLAEVYQVIEQQFAPLIQLYGDLNALVKAIKEVPKELSAEFKGLLGDVKELKAFARSGYRGMLANLSQQVEAARNIDVPKLTTGKDSVAAVQATANLVQDALWVKIAHWLADVPVATKAVTLSTTPSLAQQAAQPVQRREVPVADDVLVLRDLLNEAMWQAALKADAGHYVALNDLRQQMFTHLTAVASSGVRLVNLTPMRSMPALLLAYQRFGDATRVGEVVQRNRVAHPGFLPPADLQVVRE, encoded by the coding sequence ATGAGCTGGCGTGATCGTTTGTTGCCGGCGTCGTTTCGTGGCGTCGGGTTTTGGGTCGACCAGGCAAAAGTCCCGGTCGGCAAGAAGGGCCAGTTGCACGAATACCCTCAGCGCGACCTGCCGTTTTTTGAAGGGCTGGGCCAACAGTCCAGGGTGCATGAGCTGACGGCATTTGTAGTGGGCGAGGACTGCCTTGAGCAACGTGACAAGTTGCTCAAGGCCCTGGAGGAGGGCGCCGGCGAGCTGGTGCACCCGTGGCTTGGACGGTTGCAGGTCAAAGTCGGCGAATGCGAGATGACCCAAACCCGCCAGGACGGCGGGCTGGTGACCTTTGCCCTGAAGTTCTATCCCGACGAACCTTTGAAGTTTCCCACTACGGCGGTCAATACCCGCCAGCTGTTGCTGGTGTCGGCCGACAGTTTGCTGGGGTCGGCGGTGCTGCGTTTTGAGCAGGCCGTCGCACTGGTGAAGCAGGCGCGGGTGGGCATCCAGGCGTTGCGCAATGGACTGGCAGAGGTTTACCAGGTGATTGAGCAGCAGTTTGCCCCCCTGATTCAGTTGTATGGCGACCTGAATGCCTTGGTCAAAGCCATCAAGGAAGTGCCCAAGGAGCTGAGCGCCGAGTTCAAGGGCTTGCTCGGTGATGTGAAGGAGTTGAAGGCATTTGCCCGCAGCGGCTATCGCGGCATGCTGGCCAACCTCTCGCAGCAGGTGGAAGCGGCTCGGAATATCGACGTGCCAAAGCTGACCACCGGCAAGGACAGCGTGGCCGCCGTGCAGGCCACTGCCAACCTGGTACAGGACGCGTTGTGGGTGAAGATCGCCCATTGGCTGGCGGACGTACCGGTGGCGACCAAGGCGGTGACCCTAAGCACCACGCCGTCCCTGGCGCAACAGGCGGCACAGCCGGTGCAGCGCCGCGAAGTGCCGGTGGCTGACGATGTGCTGGTGCTGCGTGACCTTCTGAACGAAGCCATGTGGCAAGCCGCATTGAAGGCCGACGCCGGGCACTACGTTGCGCTGAACGACTTGCGCCAACAGATGTTCACGCATCTGACGGCGGTGGCATCGTCCGGTGTACGGCTGGTCAACCTGACGCCAATGCGCAGCATGCCCGCCTTGCTGTTGGCGTATCAGCGTTTCGGTGACGCGACGCGAGTGGGCGAGGTGGTGCAGCGCAATCGGGTGGCCCATCCGGGCTTCCTGCCGCCGGCGGATCTGCAAGTGGTCAGGGAGTAA